From the genome of Nicotiana sylvestris chromosome 2, ASM39365v2, whole genome shotgun sequence, one region includes:
- the LOC138885413 gene encoding uncharacterized protein, with translation MGEMVEEGLKSSKIMSYSTIKATTQAIQSGTESLLGKKKKEDVAMVVSGSWHGQRGSPHQYTHPRPRPQTYAQAPYDPPQHYISPQNPQYSTRPSQYFVYHTQSYAQPPLYPQWHAPAPQNIYLAPQNTYPPLQPYQNPTGSNFRSRPEYKRERQQRKQTFTPLGESYASLFQRLRQLDILKPIESKIPNPPPKNLDYSLRLAYCSDAPGHDIEKYWHLKRAIQELIDINQIVVQSLDMPNINQNPLSAHAEMHMIEIVHKDGEPKKSSKSVMMIRASESNLVKAPDSTKATPLTVKGVTEKPSTFSSKPPVLVVKGLSKDIGASLESSKVVVPGIPSKPIIVVKGAPITPIIIKPVTQLLVVDAKSIPWNYKQVIVTYKGKEIEEEVNETGGLTRSGRCFTPEELRKAKPFKDSQMPIKKSVTEEEAEEFLKKIKVQD, from the coding sequence atgggagaaatggtggaagaggggctcaagtcgagtaagatcatgagctattctactataaaagcaaccactcaggcaaTCCAGAGTGGTACCGAAAGTTTGCtaggcaagaagaagaaggaagatgtcGCTATGGTCGTCTCCGGATCATGGCATGGCCAGAGGGGTTCACCTCATCAGTACACCCATCCTCGACCCCGACCTCAAACCTATGCCCAAGCTCCATATGATCCACCTCAACATTACATTTCCCCGCAAAACCCCCAATACTCAACCAGGCCATCCCAATACTTTGTTTACCATACccagtcatatgctcaaccccctctTTACCCACAATGGCATGCTCCAGCTCCACAGAATAtctacctagctccacaaaatacctatccacccctaCAACCCTATCAAAACCCCACTGGTTCAAATTTTCGATCAAGGCCAGAGTATAAGAGAGAGAGGCAACAGCGAAAACAAACTTTTACCCCGCTTGGAGAGTCCTATGCTAGTCTGTTTCAAAGGTTAAGGCAGTTGGACATCTTGAAGCCGATtgagtcaaagataccaaatccCCCTCCAAAGAACCTCGATTATTCCCTAAGACTCGCCTATTGTTCTGATGCtccagggcatgacatagagaagtatTGGCATTTGAAACGGGcaatccaggagctcattgatatAAACCAAATTGTAGTCCAAAGCCTAGATATgccaaacatcaaccaaaaccctttgTCAGCACATGCAGAGAtgcatatgattgaaatagttcaTAAAGATGGGGAGCCCAAGAAGTCTTCTAAgtctgtcatgatgattcgggccagtGAAAGCAATTTGGTTAAAGCTCCAGACTCTACCAAAGCAACGCCCTTGACAGTCAAAGGGGTGACAGAGAAGCCAAGCACATTCAGTTCGAAACCACCAGTGTTGGTCGTGAAAGGGCTATCGAAAGATATCGGGGCAAGTCTGGAAAGTTcaaaagtggtagtaccagggatTCCAAGTAAGCCTATCATAGTTGTGAAAGGGGCTCCTATTACCCCTATCATCATTAAACCAGTAACCCAGCTGCTAGTGGTGGATGCCAAGTCTATTCCGTGGAATTATAAACAAGTgatagtgacatacaaaggaaaagaaatagaggaAGAAGTTAATGAAACTGGAGGATTGACTCGTTCTGGGAGATGTTTCACCCCAGAAGAATTAAGGAAAGCCAAGCCATTCAAGGATAGCCAAATGCCAATAAAGAAATcggttaccgaggaagaggcagaGGAGTTCCTGAAAAAGATAAAAGTGCAGGATTAA